From Weissella diestrammenae, a single genomic window includes:
- the gpsB gene encoding cell division regulator GpsB → MMEKVRHTVEDIFNKDFKKTAIQGYNPKDVDSYLDELMADYQTYENNIQELETTIEKQKLEIAELTKRANANVNHSTASVIAPAANSNMDILKRLSNLERRVFGTPAEVAQNQSGNEAQ, encoded by the coding sequence ATGATGGAAAAAGTGCGTCATACAGTTGAAGATATTTTTAATAAGGATTTCAAAAAAACCGCCATTCAAGGCTATAATCCTAAAGATGTTGATAGTTATTTGGATGAATTGATGGCTGATTATCAAACTTATGAGAATAATATCCAAGAGTTAGAAACAACAATTGAAAAGCAGAAACTCGAAATTGCTGAATTAACGAAACGTGCTAACGCAAACGTTAATCATAGTACTGCCAGCGTGATTGCACCAGCAGCTAATAGCAATATGGATATTCTTAAGCGATTATCTAATTTGGAACGACGTGTTTTCGGTACACCAGCTGAAGTTGCTCAAAATCAAAGTGGAAACGAAGCACAATAA
- a CDS encoding THUMP domain-containing class I SAM-dependent RNA methyltransferase — translation MDRQYKLMAVMGAGLEALVAKELKDLGYAVQTENGRVFFEGTLADAYRANLWLRVADRIKIVLTEFDARTFDDLFEGVKRFPWEDILPYDAVFPVNGRSKQSILHSVPTVQSITKKAIVDRLSGTYNTRGHLPETGARYVLETAVDKNHVMVTLDTTGDSLFKRGYRTEKGGAPLKETMAAAMVVLAHWFTDNPFVDPVTGSGTIPIEAALIGRHIAPGLNRDFDLVHWDMFDTTIAKAQKEAAQKQINFDVELDISGFDIDENMIEIAKANADAAGVGEDITFKQLAAKDWITTKKNGVLVANPPYGERLGDEETARRLYAEMGHVYQGLSTWSKYILTSDEGFETAYGQKATKKRKLYNGALKVDLYQYWGRKER, via the coding sequence ATGGATAGACAATATAAGCTAATGGCTGTCATGGGTGCTGGATTAGAAGCGCTAGTCGCCAAAGAACTAAAGGATTTAGGCTATGCAGTGCAAACTGAAAACGGCCGCGTTTTTTTTGAAGGGACACTTGCTGACGCATATCGTGCCAATTTATGGTTACGGGTTGCTGATCGGATTAAGATTGTGTTAACAGAGTTTGATGCACGAACATTTGATGACTTATTTGAAGGTGTTAAACGTTTTCCTTGGGAAGATATTTTGCCATATGACGCTGTTTTCCCGGTTAATGGCCGTTCTAAGCAGTCAATTTTACATTCAGTACCGACAGTCCAAAGTATTACCAAAAAAGCGATTGTTGATCGTTTGTCAGGCACATATAATACGCGAGGACACTTACCTGAAACTGGGGCACGTTACGTCTTAGAAACGGCCGTTGATAAAAATCATGTGATGGTGACGCTTGATACAACTGGTGATTCGTTATTCAAACGTGGCTATCGAACCGAAAAAGGTGGCGCCCCATTAAAAGAAACGATGGCAGCCGCGATGGTTGTTTTGGCGCATTGGTTTACTGATAACCCATTTGTTGACCCAGTGACAGGCTCAGGTACTATTCCGATTGAAGCTGCATTGATTGGTCGTCATATCGCACCTGGTCTCAATCGAGATTTTGATCTCGTTCATTGGGACATGTTTGATACAACAATCGCTAAGGCGCAAAAAGAAGCCGCACAAAAGCAAATCAATTTTGATGTTGAATTAGATATTAGTGGTTTTGATATTGATGAAAATATGATTGAAATTGCTAAAGCAAATGCTGACGCCGCAGGGGTTGGAGAAGATATCACGTTTAAGCAATTAGCGGCTAAAGATTGGATAACCACGAAGAAAAATGGTGTTCTAGTCGCCAATCCTCCATATGGTGAGCGTTTAGGCGATGAAGAGACTGCACGCCGTTTGTATGCTGAAATGGGACATGTTTATCAAGGATTATCGACGTGGTCAAAATATATCTTAACGAGTGATGAGGGCTTTGAAACAGCTTATGGGCAAAAAGCCACGAAAAAACGAAAATTATACAATGGTGCATTAAAGGTCGATTTGTACCAGTATTGGGGTAGAAAGGAACGATAA
- the pcrA gene encoding DNA helicase PcrA, whose product MVSNLLEGMNARQTEAVETTEGPLLIMAGAGSGKTRVLTHRVAHLVRDLQIAPWRILAITFTNKAAREMKERIATLIGSVDADKVWISTFHAMAVRMLRRDIDKLGYKRDFTIIDAGTQRTLVKRILKDQNVDIEKFDPRQVLGAISNAKNAMQTPVIYERQMANDGFSKIVAQAYFEYQKQLSNAQSVDFDDLIMLAIQLLEKNEEVLQYYQEKFQYIHVDEYQDTNDAQYRLIQLLADGYKNLAVVGDSDQSIYGWRGANMQIILNFENDYPGAKKVMLEQNYRSTQMILNAANAVIANNDERIAKNLWTDNGAGEKITYYRASGDREEAVYVISQITQLIQEQNKTYRDFAILYRTNAQSRGIEEALVKANMPYTMVGGSKFYDRKEIRDILAYLSLVTNPADNESFLRIVNEPKRGIGNTSLAALRAFAAANDWSLLEAAANANLSNELQSRVKNKLSDFATMIQQFSEQENFDLSLTDLTQSIYDKTGYVKTLKVAPTPENQNRIENLDEFLTVTEQFDKNYEPTDETVSKYVDFMSELALVSDIDNVDADDNNVTLMTLHAAKGLEFPVVFLIGMEESLFPSFRSIVEPGKLEEERRLAYVGITRAKEKLYLTNAQSRMLYGKTTSNMPSRFIDEISSEYITVAYSDRLSQTQALDKKLPFARRTQTATETTFNGRQREQKSKIERPAPFMQVNRPANDTSSQGALKIGDQVRHKKWGVGTVVKVNGVGEDQELDVAFESMGIKRLLAAFAPITRV is encoded by the coding sequence ATGGTTAGCAATTTGTTAGAGGGTATGAATGCACGACAGACTGAAGCTGTCGAGACAACTGAAGGCCCACTCCTAATTATGGCAGGTGCTGGTTCTGGTAAAACACGTGTCTTGACTCATCGAGTAGCACATCTTGTGCGGGATTTACAAATTGCACCTTGGCGAATTTTAGCGATTACTTTCACGAATAAAGCAGCACGTGAAATGAAAGAACGAATTGCAACTTTGATTGGGTCAGTCGATGCTGATAAAGTTTGGATTTCTACTTTTCATGCGATGGCTGTGCGGATGCTACGGCGGGACATTGATAAGTTAGGCTATAAACGTGATTTCACAATTATTGACGCAGGTACACAAAGGACGCTGGTCAAGCGAATTTTGAAAGACCAAAACGTCGACATTGAAAAGTTTGATCCGCGGCAAGTACTTGGTGCGATTTCAAATGCGAAAAATGCCATGCAAACGCCTGTAATTTACGAACGACAAATGGCCAATGATGGTTTTTCTAAAATTGTGGCGCAAGCCTATTTTGAATATCAAAAACAATTAAGTAATGCTCAGAGTGTCGATTTTGATGATTTGATTATGTTAGCTATCCAGTTACTTGAGAAAAATGAAGAGGTCCTTCAATATTATCAAGAGAAATTTCAATATATACACGTGGATGAGTATCAAGATACAAATGATGCGCAATATCGATTGATTCAATTATTAGCCGATGGCTACAAAAATCTAGCCGTTGTCGGTGATTCTGATCAGAGTATTTATGGTTGGCGTGGCGCCAACATGCAAATTATTTTGAATTTTGAAAACGACTATCCAGGCGCGAAAAAAGTCATGTTAGAGCAAAATTATCGTTCTACTCAAATGATTTTGAATGCTGCAAATGCAGTAATCGCCAATAATGATGAACGTATCGCTAAAAATTTATGGACAGACAATGGTGCTGGTGAAAAGATTACTTATTATCGTGCATCAGGTGATCGAGAAGAAGCAGTTTATGTTATCAGTCAAATCACGCAGTTAATTCAAGAACAAAATAAGACCTATCGTGATTTTGCTATTTTGTACCGAACCAACGCACAATCACGTGGTATTGAAGAAGCATTAGTTAAGGCTAACATGCCGTATACGATGGTAGGCGGATCAAAGTTTTATGATCGAAAAGAGATTCGTGATATATTGGCTTATTTGTCATTAGTGACGAATCCTGCTGATAATGAAAGCTTTTTGAGAATTGTGAATGAACCAAAGCGTGGCATTGGTAATACGTCACTAGCTGCACTTAGAGCATTCGCTGCTGCTAATGATTGGTCATTACTAGAAGCAGCGGCGAATGCTAATTTAAGTAATGAACTGCAATCACGCGTAAAAAATAAATTGAGTGATTTTGCGACCATGATTCAGCAGTTCAGCGAACAAGAAAATTTTGATTTGTCGTTGACTGATCTGACACAATCAATCTATGACAAGACGGGTTATGTTAAGACACTAAAAGTAGCGCCGACGCCTGAAAATCAAAATCGAATAGAAAATTTGGATGAGTTTTTGACGGTTACAGAACAATTTGATAAGAATTATGAACCAACTGATGAAACAGTATCAAAATATGTTGATTTTATGAGTGAATTAGCATTAGTTTCTGATATTGATAATGTAGATGCAGATGATAACAATGTCACTTTAATGACTTTACATGCGGCCAAAGGGCTTGAATTTCCAGTTGTATTTCTTATCGGTATGGAGGAGTCGTTATTCCCATCATTCCGCTCAATTGTTGAACCAGGAAAATTAGAAGAAGAACGGCGTTTGGCATATGTTGGAATTACACGTGCTAAAGAAAAATTATATCTCACAAATGCGCAAAGTCGTATGCTATATGGTAAGACGACATCGAATATGCCATCTCGATTCATTGATGAAATTTCCTCAGAATACATCACAGTAGCGTATTCCGATCGGTTATCACAAACGCAAGCGCTCGATAAAAAACTACCGTTTGCACGACGGACACAAACAGCAACAGAGACGACATTTAATGGCCGGCAGCGAGAGCAAAAGTCAAAGATCGAACGTCCAGCACCATTTATGCAAGTCAATCGACCTGCAAATGACACTAGTAGTCAGGGAGCACTAAAAATTGGTGATCAAGTTCGTCATAAAAAGTGGGGCGTTGGTACAGTCGTTAAAGTCAATGGTGTTGGTGAAGATCAAGAATTAGATGTGGCGTTTGAGTCAATGGGTATTAAACGCTTATTAGCAGCATTTGCACCAATTACGAGGGTTTAG
- a CDS encoding DUF1273 domain-containing protein: MVKMQRIWITGFKAFELGLFGNKDPKKQVLLYALKRLMVQQIEDGLEWVITGGQLGIEQIAIEAAMTLKPDYPELKVAMMLPFTDFGAQWNSQNQQQLNLWRDQVDFVGYVSQEKYSNAGQLQSYQNFMLNHTDCGLIFFDEQATQSTARYAFQGMKQYSKTMSYPVTQIDFDRLQEYADEYAESLNDW, encoded by the coding sequence ATGGTAAAAATGCAAAGGATATGGATAACGGGGTTTAAAGCTTTCGAATTGGGATTATTTGGTAATAAAGATCCTAAAAAACAAGTTTTATTGTATGCGTTAAAGCGATTAATGGTACAACAAATTGAGGATGGCCTTGAGTGGGTAATCACAGGTGGTCAATTAGGAATCGAACAAATAGCGATTGAAGCAGCGATGACCTTAAAGCCTGATTATCCTGAATTGAAAGTGGCTATGATGCTTCCATTTACTGATTTTGGTGCACAATGGAATTCCCAGAATCAACAGCAATTAAATCTTTGGCGCGATCAGGTGGATTTTGTCGGTTATGTCAGCCAAGAAAAATATTCAAATGCTGGACAACTCCAAAGTTATCAAAATTTTATGTTAAATCACACAGATTGCGGGCTTATTTTTTTTGATGAACAAGCGACACAAAGTACCGCCCGTTATGCTTTTCAAGGTATGAAACAATATTCAAAAACAATGTCTTATCCGGTTACTCAAATCGACTTTGATCGCCTCCAGGAATATGCAGATGAATACGCAGAAAGTTTAAATGATTGGTAA